In one window of Fictibacillus phosphorivorans DNA:
- a CDS encoding GNAT family N-acetyltransferase → MMNQSVETNVKLTGDNIYIRLLTVEDAEDMVNLQLENREFFSQFAMERSDDFYSLENQQKRIQMLVENAKQDLDYYFGIFTKDEEILIGTINLFAVMRGSIQSAFVGYFLDEKHNGKGFTTEAVRLIVKYAFDELKLHRVEAGVMPHNVGSIRVLEKAGFEKEGLARKNVKINGKWEDHQQMAIINPAD, encoded by the coding sequence TAACTGGAGACAATATTTATATTAGATTACTGACCGTTGAGGATGCAGAGGATATGGTGAATCTTCAATTAGAGAACCGTGAGTTCTTTAGTCAGTTTGCTATGGAACGCAGCGATGATTTTTACTCACTTGAAAACCAGCAAAAACGAATTCAAATGTTAGTAGAGAATGCAAAACAAGATTTAGATTATTATTTTGGTATTTTTACAAAAGATGAAGAGATCCTGATCGGAACAATCAATTTGTTCGCAGTGATGCGCGGATCCATTCAAAGTGCCTTTGTCGGTTACTTTTTAGACGAAAAGCACAATGGAAAAGGCTTTACGACAGAAGCTGTACGCTTAATCGTAAAATATGCATTTGATGAGCTTAAACTTCATCGAGTAGAAGCAGGTGTGATGCCGCACAACGTTGGTTCTATTCGAGTGTTAGAAAAAGCTGGGTTCGAGAAAGAGGGACTAGCTCGTAAAAATGTAAAGATTAATGGGAAGTGGGAAGATCATCAACAAATGGCTATTATCAATCCAGCTGATTGA
- a CDS encoding lipoprotein — protein sequence MKKWLLVLLLMMSLAGCNENEKLMNTSKGS from the coding sequence ATGAAAAAATGGCTGCTCGTGCTCTTACTAATGATGAGTTTAGCTGGATGCAACGAGAATGAAAAGCTGATGAACACAAGTAAAGGAAGCTGA